In the genome of Acidimicrobiia bacterium, one region contains:
- the chrA gene encoding chromate efflux transporter yields MQAEASEASGPGRLAELVRLFGRLGVTAFGGPAAHIAMMHDEVVIRRRWIDDQHFVDMIGVTNLIPGPNSTEMAMHVGRHRAGWRGLIVAGASFILPAAAIVLAFAWVYVRHGSTPTGEALLYGVKPVVIVIVLQALLKLGRTAVKGWLTGLVAIGGAAGYLVGIDEVLLLAAGALFVLASRATPGPGSLVLLPVASGGWVSAPALADTASLGTIILVFLKAGAFLFGSGYVLFAFLQGDLVDRLGLLTEQQLLDAVAVGQFTPGPVFTTATFIGYLLAGLPGAGVATLAIFLPAFLFVGLMAPLVRRARDRVWTAALLDGVNAVAVGLMGAVTVVLVGDAVVDAVSMVVAAVAGLILWRTRLNSAWLLMGAGIAGLIAGAAGWSPG; encoded by the coding sequence GTGCAGGCGGAGGCATCGGAAGCGAGTGGACCGGGTCGTCTCGCCGAACTCGTTCGGCTGTTCGGCCGGCTGGGCGTAACCGCATTCGGCGGACCCGCGGCGCACATCGCCATGATGCACGACGAGGTGGTCATCCGTCGTCGCTGGATCGACGACCAGCACTTCGTCGACATGATCGGCGTCACCAACCTCATCCCCGGTCCCAACTCGACGGAGATGGCCATGCACGTGGGGCGGCACCGCGCCGGGTGGAGGGGCCTGATCGTGGCCGGAGCAAGCTTCATCCTTCCGGCTGCGGCGATCGTGCTCGCCTTCGCCTGGGTGTATGTCCGGCACGGGAGCACCCCAACCGGCGAGGCACTCCTGTATGGGGTGAAGCCGGTGGTGATCGTGATCGTGCTCCAGGCCCTGCTGAAGCTGGGGCGGACCGCCGTCAAGGGCTGGCTGACCGGCCTGGTCGCCATCGGCGGAGCCGCGGGCTACCTGGTGGGGATCGACGAGGTGCTGCTGTTGGCCGCAGGGGCACTGTTCGTGCTGGCATCGCGGGCGACACCCGGCCCGGGGAGCCTCGTCCTGCTGCCCGTGGCCAGTGGGGGGTGGGTGTCGGCCCCTGCCCTGGCAGATACGGCGTCGCTGGGGACGATCATCCTGGTCTTCCTCAAGGCCGGGGCGTTCCTGTTCGGGTCCGGATACGTGCTGTTCGCTTTTCTTCAGGGGGACCTGGTCGATCGTCTCGGTCTGCTGACCGAGCAGCAGCTGCTCGACGCCGTTGCCGTCGGGCAGTTCACACCCGGTCCCGTGTTCACCACCGCCACCTTCATCGGCTATCTGCTGGCCGGTCTGCCCGGGGCCGGAGTGGCGACCCTGGCGATCTTCCTCCCGGCGTTCCTCTTCGTGGGACTGATGGCACCACTGGTGCGGAGGGCTCGCGACCGGGTGTGGACGGCTGCTCTGCTAGACGGTGTCAACGCAGTCGCCGTGGGTCTCATGGGGGCCGTGACGGTGGTGCTGGTCGGAGACGCCGTGGTCGACGCGGTCTCGATGGTGGTGGCAGCCGTCGCCGGGTTGATTCTCTGGCGGACGCGGCTCAACTCGGCCTGGCTGCTGATGGGTGCCGGGATCGCCGGCCTGATCGCCGGTGCTGCCGGCTGGTCCCCGGGCTAG
- a CDS encoding response regulator transcription factor has protein sequence MFAAIHPEEPSPALVAALRAAGFTTVSVSEVSAITDSEPEGGWGLVVVELGERPTNGLAFARRVAEGCPAPVLVVAARSQTLDLADAPFDDFVLGPLDADEVRVRAARLALGSTGSAAEEVVTFKDLTLNLATYQAAVGGVPIDLTFMEYELLRFFVTNTGRVWTREQLLNRVWGYDYYGGARTVDVHVRRLRSKLGEERASWIATVRSVGYRFG, from the coding sequence ATGTTCGCAGCCATCCATCCCGAAGAGCCGTCGCCGGCATTGGTGGCGGCGCTGCGCGCTGCCGGCTTCACCACCGTGTCGGTGTCCGAGGTGTCGGCGATCACCGACTCGGAACCCGAGGGGGGGTGGGGCCTGGTGGTGGTGGAACTGGGAGAGCGTCCCACCAATGGCCTTGCCTTCGCCCGACGGGTCGCAGAGGGCTGCCCGGCTCCCGTGCTCGTGGTGGCCGCTCGCTCGCAGACTCTCGATCTCGCAGATGCACCCTTCGACGACTTCGTCCTCGGACCGCTCGACGCCGACGAGGTGCGGGTGCGCGCCGCTCGGCTGGCCCTGGGTTCCACCGGCTCTGCGGCCGAGGAAGTGGTGACCTTCAAGGACCTCACCCTCAACCTGGCCACCTACCAGGCGGCAGTCGGCGGGGTGCCGATCGACCTCACCTTCATGGAGTACGAGCTGCTCCGGTTCTTCGTCACCAACACCGGCCGCGTCTGGACCCGGGAGCAACTACTCAACCGGGTGTGGGGATATGACTACTACGGCGGAGCCCGCACAGTCGACGTGCACGTGCGACGGCTTCGCTCGAAACTGGGCGAGGAGCGGGCCTCGTGGATCGCCACCGTCCGCTCGGTGGGCTACCGCTTCGGCTGA
- a CDS encoding argininosuccinate synthase, protein MRKVVLAYSGGLDTSIILRWLAETYEVEVVAYTADVGQGEEVEEARLKALATGAVEAITEDLRTEFVEQHVFPALRANAIYEGYYLLGTALARPAISRGLVRAAEAAGADAIAHGATGKGNDQVRFELSAYALRPGIKVIAPWREWNLKGRADLVAYAERHGIPIPVTPERPYSTDANLLHVSYEGGVLEDPWTPPPPGMFLRTTDPERAPDEPEWVTVAFEQGTPVAVNGETLDPVALLERVNQIGGRHGVGRVDIVENRFIGMKSRGVYETPGGTILYHAHRAVESITLDREVQHLRDELVPRYAEMIYNGFWFAPEREALQAFMDDVQRRVNGEARLRLFKGAITVDGRRSDRHTLYDQATVTFEADDVYEQADAGGFIRLQALRLRSLAEKRIGEGE, encoded by the coding sequence ATGCGCAAGGTCGTGCTCGCCTACTCGGGTGGACTCGACACCTCGATCATCCTGCGCTGGCTGGCCGAGACCTACGAAGTCGAAGTCGTGGCCTACACCGCCGACGTCGGTCAGGGGGAGGAGGTCGAGGAGGCTCGCCTCAAGGCGCTGGCCACCGGCGCAGTGGAGGCGATCACCGAAGACCTGCGCACCGAGTTCGTCGAGCAGCACGTGTTCCCGGCGCTGAGAGCCAACGCCATCTACGAGGGCTACTACCTGCTGGGCACCGCCCTCGCCCGACCGGCGATCTCTCGCGGCCTGGTCCGCGCCGCCGAGGCGGCCGGCGCCGACGCCATCGCCCACGGCGCCACCGGGAAGGGGAACGACCAGGTTCGCTTCGAGCTTTCCGCATACGCCCTCCGCCCCGGCATCAAGGTGATAGCACCATGGCGGGAGTGGAACCTGAAGGGCCGGGCCGATCTCGTGGCCTACGCCGAGCGTCACGGAATCCCGATCCCTGTGACTCCTGAGCGCCCCTACTCGACCGACGCCAATCTGCTCCACGTCTCATATGAGGGCGGGGTGTTGGAGGACCCGTGGACCCCTCCGCCGCCGGGGATGTTCCTGCGCACCACCGACCCCGAACGGGCGCCGGACGAGCCGGAGTGGGTGACCGTCGCCTTCGAACAGGGAACCCCGGTGGCGGTGAACGGCGAAACCCTCGATCCGGTGGCGCTTCTCGAGAGGGTGAACCAGATAGGCGGACGGCACGGGGTGGGGCGGGTCGACATCGTCGAGAACCGTTTCATCGGTATGAAGAGCCGAGGGGTATACGAGACCCCGGGTGGGACCATCCTCTACCACGCCCACCGTGCCGTGGAGTCGATCACCCTGGACCGTGAGGTGCAGCACCTTCGGGACGAACTGGTCCCGCGCTACGCCGAGATGATCTACAACGGATTCTGGTTCGCTCCCGAACGTGAAGCGCTGCAGGCGTTCATGGACGACGTGCAGCGTCGCGTCAACGGAGAGGCCAGGTTGCGGCTGTTCAAGGGTGCGATCACGGTCGATGGACGCCGCTCCGACCGACACACCCTCTACGACCAGGCCACGGTCACCTTCGAGGCGGACGACGTATACGAACAGGCGGACGCCGGCGGGTTCATCCGACTGCAGGCGCTGCGGCTGCGCAGCCTGGCGGAGAAGCGCATCGGGGAGGGCGAGTGA
- a CDS encoding maleylpyruvate isomerase family mycothiol-dependent enzyme: protein MDLLAVIRTASGRLAGAAASRPGASVPRYPGWTLLDLLIHTGSAHRRATKVVATTAQEKVEREFPPDEVPEVVLPWFTEGVASMVEALERADPISEVWGFGPRPTVASWILRMALETEVHRWDAECAMGSSSPIPAWLAAAGIEELLALWGGVMPLEQAPSLELVLTDLGESWTLSAGEVGARLAPGSPSEPGDAVEGDASEIYLWLMGRRDLAGLVCHGSGAVVWDAAFRALPDARR from the coding sequence ATGGATCTGCTCGCCGTCATCCGAACGGCCTCCGGGCGCCTCGCCGGCGCTGCCGCATCGAGGCCGGGTGCCTCGGTTCCCCGGTACCCGGGCTGGACCCTGCTCGACCTGCTGATCCACACCGGAAGTGCCCACCGGCGGGCGACCAAGGTGGTCGCCACGACGGCACAGGAGAAGGTCGAGCGGGAGTTCCCGCCTGACGAGGTGCCCGAGGTGGTGCTCCCCTGGTTCACCGAGGGGGTGGCATCGATGGTGGAGGCCCTCGAGCGAGCGGATCCGATCAGCGAGGTGTGGGGGTTCGGACCGCGTCCCACCGTCGCCTCCTGGATCCTGCGAATGGCTCTGGAAACCGAGGTCCATCGGTGGGATGCCGAGTGCGCCATGGGTTCTTCGAGCCCGATTCCCGCCTGGTTGGCTGCCGCTGGAATCGAGGAACTGCTCGCCCTCTGGGGAGGAGTGATGCCGCTCGAGCAGGCACCCTCGCTGGAGTTGGTCCTCACCGACCTGGGCGAGTCCTGGACGCTGAGCGCGGGGGAGGTAGGTGCACGCCTCGCCCCCGGCAGCCCGAGCGAACCGGGCGACGCCGTGGAGGGCGACGCCTCCGAGATCTACCTGTGGCTGATGGGCCGCCGCGACCTGGCCGGGCTGGTGTGCCACGGCTCGGGGGCCGTGGTCTGGGACGCGGCTTTCAGGGCGCTGCCCGACGCCCGTCGCTAG
- a CDS encoding DinB family protein: MTDPLLAAARTLCDDAFEVLRGAVSDLPVEALDWRPRFDDANSIAVLATHAMHATRLLLHIAVGLPVPERDREGEFATHAVDSDAMTDMIDGLADHCHAALDTSEPIDWGTVREFRRADGTVREMTAAFALVHAVDHLRGHADEAALTRHLWEASA; this comes from the coding sequence ATGACCGACCCACTCCTCGCCGCTGCCCGCACCCTCTGCGATGACGCCTTCGAAGTGCTGCGAGGCGCCGTGTCCGACCTGCCGGTCGAAGCCCTCGACTGGAGACCGCGCTTCGACGATGCCAACTCGATCGCGGTGCTGGCCACACACGCCATGCACGCCACCAGGCTCCTGCTGCACATCGCCGTGGGCCTCCCGGTGCCGGAACGAGATCGGGAAGGCGAGTTCGCCACCCATGCCGTCGACTCCGACGCGATGACGGACATGATCGATGGCCTGGCCGACCACTGCCACGCCGCCCTCGACACCTCGGAGCCGATCGACTGGGGCACCGTGAGGGAGTTCCGGCGCGCCGACGGAACGGTGAGAGAGATGACCGCCGCCTTCGCACTGGTCCACGCCGTGGATCACCTCCGGGGTCACGCCGATGAGGCGGCCCTCACCCGGCACCTCTGGGAGGCGAGCGCCTAG
- a CDS encoding glutamine synthetase family protein gives MAKQQEYVLRTVEERGIRFIRLWFTDVLGYLKSFAITPVELETAFAEGMQFDGSAIDGFSRVQEADMLAHPDATTFQILPWRDDHAGVARMFCDLTTPDGEPFEGDPRSVLKRNLKRASDLGYSFHVGPEVEYFYFADSGPDPKTLDRGGYFDLTPLDVAQEYRRRTIMALESFGIPVEASHHEVAPSQHEIDLRYTDALSMADALMTTRLAIKEVALEHGIYATFMPKPLQEFDGSGLHLNLSLFEGDRNAFHESGAEYGLSKAARGFIAGLLRHGQEITAVTNQWVNSYKRLVTGFDAPVWITWARNNQSALVRIPTPKKGKPTSTRVEYRSPDPACNPYLAFSVILAAGLAGIENGYDLPPEVASDVSALTADELTANGVERIPETLAGALDVMERSELVAEALGEHLFEWFLRNKRAEWDRYQRHVSKFELEEYLPIL, from the coding sequence ATGGCCAAACAGCAGGAGTACGTGCTGCGCACGGTGGAGGAACGAGGCATCCGCTTCATCCGCCTCTGGTTCACCGACGTCCTCGGGTACCTCAAGTCGTTCGCCATCACCCCCGTGGAGCTGGAGACCGCATTCGCCGAGGGGATGCAGTTCGACGGCTCGGCGATCGACGGGTTCTCCCGGGTGCAGGAAGCCGACATGCTGGCCCACCCGGACGCCACCACCTTTCAGATCCTCCCCTGGCGGGACGACCATGCCGGCGTCGCCCGCATGTTCTGCGACCTGACCACTCCCGACGGCGAGCCGTTCGAGGGTGATCCGAGGTCGGTGCTGAAGCGCAACCTGAAGCGCGCCTCGGACCTCGGCTACTCGTTCCACGTCGGCCCCGAGGTCGAGTACTTCTACTTCGCCGACTCCGGCCCCGACCCCAAGACCCTCGACCGGGGCGGCTACTTCGACCTCACTCCGCTCGATGTCGCCCAGGAGTACCGGCGCCGAACCATCATGGCGCTGGAGAGCTTCGGGATCCCGGTCGAGGCGTCCCATCACGAGGTCGCACCCAGCCAGCACGAGATCGACCTGCGCTACACCGACGCCCTGAGCATGGCCGATGCCCTGATGACCACCCGCCTCGCCATCAAGGAGGTGGCCCTGGAGCACGGCATCTACGCCACCTTCATGCCCAAGCCACTGCAGGAGTTCGACGGAAGCGGCCTCCACCTCAACCTGTCGCTGTTCGAAGGCGACCGCAACGCCTTCCACGAGAGCGGTGCCGAGTACGGGCTCTCCAAGGCGGCACGGGGGTTCATCGCCGGGCTGTTGCGTCATGGGCAGGAGATCACGGCGGTCACCAACCAGTGGGTCAACTCCTACAAGCGTCTCGTCACCGGCTTCGACGCCCCGGTGTGGATCACCTGGGCCCGCAACAACCAGTCCGCCCTGGTGCGCATTCCGACGCCCAAGAAGGGGAAGCCGACCTCGACCCGCGTCGAGTACCGCTCGCCCGACCCGGCATGCAATCCGTATCTGGCGTTCTCGGTGATCCTCGCCGCCGGCCTGGCAGGGATCGAGAACGGATACGACCTTCCCCCCGAAGTCGCCTCCGACGTCTCCGCCCTCACCGCCGACGAACTGACGGCCAACGGGGTGGAGCGCATCCCCGAGACCCTGGCCGGAGCCCTCGACGTCATGGAGAGATCGGAGCTGGTCGCCGAGGCTCTCGGCGAGCACCTCTTCGAGTGGTTCCTGCGCAACAAGCGAGCCGAGTGGGACCGCTATCAGCGCCATGTGAGCAAGTTCGAGCTCGAGGAGTATCTGCCGATACTCTGA
- the argH gene encoding argininosuccinate lyase, giving the protein MTLWGGRFSEGPDPGAWGFMTSQADRRLLEADVEGSVAHVAALGSAGILDAAEVATITAGLELIAAEAAAGTFPWSDGDEDVHSGVERRLGELIGPVAGKLHTGRSRNDQIALDLRLYLRRAARDRIADLAGLIGVLARRAEDAGATVVPFYTHMQQAQAVPLAHHLLAHAWALLRDADRFVSSLARIEVSPLGAGAGGGSRLPLEPAVAARLLGLPAVFENSLDAVASRDAVTEYLFCCTQALVDLSRLAEEMTLWATTEFGWVTFADRHTTGSSALPHKKNPDPAELTRGKAGSAIGHLTGVLAVVKGLPLAYDRDLQQDKEHLFVVDDDLAGALRVLAAMLDAARFHPPAPGPWVGALDLAEVLVERGVAFREAHQVVGEMVASHPSGITEADLRAAHPAFAPEDVLVLDPASSVAERRSPGGGSFASVEMQLGLLADRLETLRST; this is encoded by the coding sequence GTGACCCTCTGGGGAGGCCGCTTCTCCGAGGGGCCCGACCCGGGGGCGTGGGGGTTCATGACGTCGCAAGCCGACCGCAGGCTGCTGGAGGCGGATGTTGAGGGCTCCGTCGCCCACGTCGCCGCCCTCGGCTCTGCCGGGATCCTCGATGCGGCGGAAGTGGCCACCATCACCGCGGGGCTGGAACTGATCGCCGCCGAGGCGGCGGCAGGAACCTTCCCGTGGTCGGATGGCGACGAGGACGTGCACTCGGGAGTGGAGCGGCGTCTGGGAGAGCTGATCGGCCCCGTGGCCGGGAAGCTGCACACCGGCCGCTCGCGCAACGATCAGATCGCCCTCGACCTCCGGCTCTACCTGCGTCGGGCGGCCCGCGACCGGATCGCCGACCTGGCCGGCCTCATCGGGGTCCTGGCCCGACGGGCCGAAGACGCCGGAGCGACGGTGGTGCCGTTCTACACCCACATGCAGCAGGCGCAGGCGGTACCCCTCGCCCACCACCTCCTTGCCCACGCCTGGGCACTGCTGCGCGACGCCGATCGGTTCGTCTCGTCCCTCGCCCGGATCGAGGTCTCCCCGCTCGGTGCCGGCGCCGGGGGGGGAAGCCGCCTCCCTCTGGAGCCCGCGGTGGCAGCCCGACTCCTCGGCCTTCCGGCAGTGTTCGAGAACTCCCTGGACGCCGTCGCCTCCCGCGACGCCGTGACCGAGTACCTGTTCTGCTGTACCCAGGCCCTCGTCGACCTGTCGCGGCTCGCCGAGGAGATGACGCTGTGGGCGACCACCGAGTTCGGATGGGTCACCTTCGCCGACCGGCACACCACCGGCTCGTCGGCCCTCCCCCACAAGAAGAACCCCGACCCCGCCGAGCTGACCCGGGGCAAGGCCGGCTCCGCCATCGGGCACCTGACCGGGGTGCTGGCGGTGGTCAAGGGCCTCCCACTGGCCTACGACCGCGACCTGCAGCAGGACAAGGAGCACCTCTTCGTGGTGGACGACGACCTGGCCGGGGCGCTGCGGGTGCTCGCCGCCATGCTCGACGCCGCCCGGTTCCACCCGCCTGCCCCGGGCCCATGGGTGGGCGCCCTCGACCTGGCCGAGGTCCTCGTGGAGCGGGGGGTCGCCTTCCGGGAGGCTCATCAGGTGGTGGGAGAGATGGTGGCGAGTCACCCCTCGGGCATCACCGAAGCCGACCTGAGGGCGGCCCACCCCGCTTTCGCACCGGAGGATGTCCTAGTCCTCGACCCGGCATCGTCGGTTGCCGAGCGGCGATCCCCGGGAGGTGGTTCGTTCGCCTCGGTGGAGATGCAGTTGGGCCTGCTGGCAGATCGGCTGGAGACGCTGCGGTCGACCTAG
- a CDS encoding DUF202 domain-containing protein — MRIKRYITRGVPRENVGSLARDHLANERTFLSWMRTALAFVGLGILTVELVESEGVAAEILGLALIVLGAVAAIASTSRFLRVNHQLDDNSYQSSTIGPVLVGIVTVLVAIAGLIFAIT, encoded by the coding sequence GTGCGCATCAAGAGATACATCACCCGGGGGGTGCCGCGCGAGAACGTGGGTAGCCTGGCACGGGATCACCTCGCCAACGAGCGAACCTTCCTGTCCTGGATGAGAACCGCTCTGGCCTTCGTCGGCCTGGGCATCCTCACCGTCGAGCTGGTCGAGAGCGAGGGGGTCGCTGCCGAGATCCTGGGGCTGGCGCTCATCGTCCTCGGTGCCGTGGCGGCCATCGCCTCCACATCACGCTTCCTTCGTGTCAACCATCAGCTGGATGACAACAGCTATCAGTCCTCGACGATTGGACCCGTGCTCGTGGGGATCGTCACCGTCCTGGTGGCGATCGCAGGTCTCATCTTCGCCATCACCTGA
- a CDS encoding SLC13 family permease: protein MTWDQVTIFVILALALVMFAWGKWRYDLVAVLALLAVTITGLVETEAAFLGFGHPAVVTVVAVLVVSKGLEQSGLVDLVSRRLISLGDRGTLQFFLLISMVTVTSAFINNVGSLALFLPVALRVSRETGRSPSRLLMPMAFASLLGGLTTLIGTPPNIIIATFRKDVAGTPFGMFDFSAVGVPVALVGLLVVFFLAGRLVPERRSGSEPGTLFEVAMYLTELRIPDSSEATGMLLGRLLEGSDAVVVGLVRDGHTVTEVAMFTRLAADDILIVEGDPAAIERLLERFGLVLVGRGAGEESNIGDLKLFEAVVPPAAHIVGRTATSMRLRGRYGVNLLGVARAEERIHKRLAQVEFAVGDVLLIQGPDQAVRSAVADLGLLMLAERELTLGRSRRVVLGAGIFAAAVAATSTGLLPVEVAFSAAAAAMVLTRLITLDAAYRAVDLPIVVLLGAMLPVGAALETTGAADLVAEWVVGVAEFSSPEVVVVLLMVVVMFLSDVINNAAAAVLVAPIAIHVATAMEVSADPMLMAVAIGASMSLLTPIGHQSNLLVMAPGGYRFGDYWRLGIVVEAAVVATATVMILRVWPLAA from the coding sequence ATGACCTGGGATCAGGTGACGATCTTCGTCATCCTCGCCCTGGCCCTGGTCATGTTCGCCTGGGGGAAGTGGCGCTACGACCTCGTCGCAGTGCTCGCCCTGCTGGCGGTGACTATCACCGGGTTGGTCGAGACCGAGGCTGCGTTCCTGGGGTTCGGCCATCCCGCCGTGGTCACCGTGGTGGCCGTCCTGGTGGTGAGCAAGGGGCTGGAGCAGTCGGGCCTGGTCGATCTGGTGAGCCGCAGGCTCATCTCCCTCGGCGACCGGGGCACCCTCCAGTTCTTTCTGCTGATCTCGATGGTGACGGTCACTTCCGCCTTCATCAACAACGTGGGGTCTCTCGCCTTGTTCCTTCCGGTGGCGCTGAGGGTGAGCCGGGAGACCGGGCGATCGCCATCCCGGCTGTTGATGCCGATGGCTTTCGCCTCCCTCCTGGGTGGTCTGACCACACTGATCGGCACTCCGCCGAACATCATCATCGCCACCTTCCGCAAGGATGTGGCCGGCACTCCTTTCGGCATGTTCGACTTCTCCGCAGTTGGAGTACCCGTGGCACTTGTGGGCCTGCTGGTGGTGTTCTTCCTCGCCGGGCGACTCGTTCCCGAGCGTCGCAGCGGATCCGAGCCCGGAACCCTGTTCGAGGTGGCGATGTACCTCACCGAACTGCGGATTCCGGACAGTTCCGAGGCCACCGGCATGCTTCTCGGTCGGTTGCTCGAAGGCTCGGACGCTGTGGTGGTCGGCCTGGTGCGCGATGGGCACACGGTCACCGAGGTCGCCATGTTCACCCGGCTGGCAGCCGACGACATCCTCATCGTCGAAGGCGACCCGGCGGCGATCGAAAGACTGCTCGAGAGGTTCGGTCTGGTGCTGGTCGGACGTGGCGCCGGCGAGGAGTCGAACATCGGGGACCTCAAGCTGTTCGAGGCCGTGGTCCCCCCGGCGGCTCACATCGTCGGCCGGACAGCCACCAGCATGCGGCTGCGCGGGCGTTACGGGGTGAACCTCCTCGGCGTCGCCCGTGCCGAGGAGCGAATCCACAAGCGGCTGGCGCAGGTGGAGTTCGCCGTGGGCGACGTGCTCCTCATCCAAGGTCCGGATCAGGCGGTGCGATCGGCGGTGGCCGATCTCGGCCTCCTCATGCTCGCCGAGCGGGAGCTGACCCTGGGACGGAGCCGTCGGGTGGTGCTCGGGGCGGGGATCTTCGCCGCCGCCGTGGCGGCCACCTCGACGGGGCTGCTTCCGGTCGAGGTCGCCTTCTCCGCCGCCGCCGCGGCGATGGTGCTGACGCGCCTGATCACCCTCGACGCCGCCTACCGGGCGGTGGACCTCCCGATCGTGGTGCTCCTGGGAGCCATGTTGCCGGTGGGGGCTGCGCTGGAAACGACGGGTGCCGCCGACCTGGTCGCAGAGTGGGTGGTCGGGGTCGCCGAGTTCTCCTCTCCCGAGGTGGTGGTGGTCCTCCTCATGGTGGTGGTGATGTTCCTCTCCGACGTGATCAACAACGCGGCGGCGGCGGTGCTGGTCGCACCGATAGCAATCCATGTGGCGACGGCGATGGAGGTGTCCGCCGACCCGATGCTGATGGCGGTGGCGATCGGTGCTTCGATGTCGCTGCTGACGCCGATCGGACACCAGTCCAACCTTCTGGTCATGGCACCCGGTGGCTATCGATTCGGTGACTACTGGCGTCTGGGGATCGTCGTCGAGGCGGCGGTGGTGGCCACGGCGACCGTCATGATCCTGAGGGTGTGGCCGCTCGCGGCGTGA
- a CDS encoding L,D-transpeptidase family protein codes for MPGSTRMGVAVATAIALLAIPTPAMAGSSNLETSPDPAWDSPPAPTLAGFTLPMDWSQRTSPCPRTADAPHLEQRLASFARPALCPGDVSEAVVHLQRLLTEKKLYRQPITGVYDTATRYAVAAFHKVIGPAHPNPATAVAEWRADPPPEDWTSEDWLLLEAFDPRPPKFRRNQPDRVESDIGHQVLYLIHDDEVVAIMPISTGAGRGTRGCTSSDTCSVSVTPRTSRMVGGSTFFGEHGYSAGWSPRPGDWSIYKAIFYRGQYGEWNYGLHGYRHVPHYPASHGCTRLTVWDMDFLRPTTARGAADSRVWVGMTIHVWDE; via the coding sequence ATGCCAGGCAGCACGAGGATGGGGGTAGCGGTGGCCACCGCCATCGCCTTGCTCGCCATCCCTACCCCTGCCATGGCAGGGTCCAGCAACCTGGAGACCTCCCCCGATCCTGCCTGGGATTCCCCCCCGGCACCCACCCTCGCCGGGTTCACGCTTCCGATGGACTGGTCGCAGCGCACGTCTCCGTGTCCGCGAACGGCCGATGCCCCGCACCTCGAACAGCGCTTGGCATCGTTCGCCCGACCTGCCCTCTGTCCGGGTGACGTGTCCGAGGCGGTGGTCCACCTGCAGCGGCTGCTGACCGAGAAGAAGCTGTACCGCCAGCCGATCACCGGGGTGTACGACACGGCGACGCGCTACGCCGTCGCCGCCTTCCACAAAGTGATCGGACCCGCTCATCCCAACCCGGCGACGGCCGTGGCGGAGTGGCGGGCGGACCCGCCTCCCGAGGATTGGACATCCGAGGACTGGCTGCTGCTGGAGGCCTTCGATCCCCGACCGCCCAAGTTCCGTCGCAACCAGCCCGACCGGGTGGAGAGCGACATCGGGCATCAGGTCCTGTACCTGATCCACGACGACGAGGTGGTGGCGATAATGCCGATCAGCACCGGCGCCGGCCGGGGAACGCGCGGGTGCACGTCCTCGGATACCTGCAGCGTGTCGGTCACTCCCCGCACCAGCAGGATGGTCGGTGGGAGCACCTTCTTCGGTGAGCACGGGTACTCCGCAGGGTGGTCGCCTCGTCCGGGCGACTGGTCCATCTACAAGGCGATCTTCTACCGCGGCCAGTACGGGGAGTGGAACTACGGGCTGCACGGGTACCGCCACGTCCCGCACTATCCGGCCTCCCACGGGTGCACCCGCCTCACCGTCTGGGACATGGACTTCCTGCGTCCCACCACGGCCCGCGGTGCTGCGGACTCGAGGGTATGGGTGGGGATGACCATCCACGTCTGGGACGAGTAG